The genome window CTTTGACCGGAACGCTGACCAGCCTGGTGAACGTGAATTCTGGCTCCAACAGCTACTTTATAGGGGCTGGTAACGTCGGGATCGGGACGACGGCGCCCTCCGCGAAGTTGGATGTGGTGGGGACGATTAATGCATCGAGTGTTTATGCGATTTCAGGGCGTCAAGTCCTTTTTCAGGATCCGCTTAGTAATGTCGGGGTTGGCTTTAATGCACTGGGGCCTGGGTTGACTGGTGCGGCAAACACGGCGGTTGGGGCCAATGCTTTGAGCGCTAATGTTAGTGGTACTAGCAATGTTGCCTTCGGGAGTGAGGCGCTAAAGAAAATGGATGGCTCTATGAATAATGTGGCGATAGGAACACAGGCCGGATCGGCGCTAACCCTTGGCGATCGAAATATATTTATTGGCTTTGCTTCGGGACTTGATAACGCGTTACCCGCGAGAAATACAACAACGGGAACGTCAAACATTTTTATTGGGGCTAAGTGTCAGGGCACATCGAGTAGCGGATCTAATCTCTTAAACATTGGGAAATCCATTTATGGCACTGGGTTGTATGGTCCAAACACGGCCAAGATCGGCATCAATACAGACACACCGCAGGCGATCTTACATGTGGTTAGTGCTATACCGACTGCCCCCTTCCGTGTGGACGCAATGGATAACACCGGAGCGATACAGGCCTATGCCTTATTTGTCGATACAAGTGGGAATGTGGGGATCGGCGATAAGACGCAGAGTAATGCTATCCTACCCAATTCTTCATTGTTTGTTTCCAGCACCACCACCGGTTCCCCGGTTCTTGTGGTGATGGGAAAGGATTGGAATGGAAAATCAACCGCGGTGAGCGGGAACTATATGATTGTTAACTGTAGTGGAAATGTCGGGATTGGAACGGCTACGCCCTCGGTTACCTTGGAGGTTGCGGGGAGTCTCGCGGCTAGAGTGATTGGAACCGAAGATGAATTCCATATAACGCGACCTGCTGTAGGTCCTAACGCGCCTAGTGTAGTGGCGGCGTTTGCTCTTGGCAGATATGGTGCCATTGCGGCTGTGCCCCAGACACGTTTAGATATCAACTTAAAGGCCGCAGGTGGCGCAGACTTTGTCGCCACCCAAAACGTGATGACGCTGTTGGATAAAGGTCTAGTTGGGATCGGGACTCAGGCGCCTGACTCGACGCTTGAGGTGAGTAGTAATGTTACCGCAGGTGGACCTTATGGGATGTTTGCGGTTGGGGGTGCGAATTCTACAGCGTTAATGGTATCGAGTAATGGGAGCGTTGGGATCGGGACGACGGATCCAAACACTTCGTTGGAGGTGATTGGGGGGGTCTCCGCCAACTATTTTAGTGGGAACGGGGCGCCTGCCAACGCCATCAAGATTGATTCTAATGGGTATGTCGGCATTGGACTGGGTGCATCAGTGGTGGATGATGCGCTTCATGTGAGCGTCAATAATGCTGGCTTGCACCTGCATAATTCGGTGTCTGGCGATGATGGGTGGGTGCGTAAATATGCCGACCGACTTCAAATCAATGCCAGTGATGCCATATCGCTTGGCCTTGGGTCGAGTGTTTCTACGAATGGGCTTTGGATGGGGCCTTTTGGTGATCCTGCACTTAAAAGAATTGGCGTTTGTATTGGTGGTGGTATAGGGGGAGCCCCGACCCATTCGTTGGAGGTGTTGGTGTCGGAAAATGCAAACGTGACCATGAATAGCAAAACAGCGCTTATGCTGGTCAATTTATCCCAAACAGTGCAAACAAGCGGAGCGCCCAATAGTGTTGGTATTCAATTCGGTCAGTTCGCTGGTGCTTATCCATCGGAAGGTATTTTTGGTGATACGTATGGTTACAATGGGCTTAGCTTTTATACGGGTTCAAATT of Gammaproteobacteria bacterium contains these proteins:
- a CDS encoding hypothetical protein (Evidence 5 : Unknown function) encodes the protein MSGNHYGTGSNLTGITAAQVGALALTGTLTSLVNVNSGSNSYFIGAGNVGIGTTAPSAKLDVVGTINASSVYAISGRQVLFQDPLSNVGVGFNALGPGLTGAANTAVGANALSANVSGTSNVAFGSEALKKMDGSMNNVAIGTQAGSALTLGDRNIFIGFASGLDNALPARNTTTGTSNIFIGAKCQGTSSSGSNLLNIGKSIYGTGLYGPNTAKIGINTDTPQAILHVVSAIPTAPFRVDAMDNTGAIQAYALFVDTSGNVGIGDKTQSNAILPNSSLFVSSTTTGSPVLVVMGKDWNGKSTAVSGNYMIVNCSGNVGIGTATPSVTLEVAGSLAARVIGTEDEFHITRPAVGPNAPSVVAAFALGRYGAIAAVPQTRLDINLKAAGGADFVATQNVMTLLDKGLVGIGTQAPDSTLEVSSNVTAGGPYGMFAVGGANSTALMVSSNGSVGIGTTDPNTSLEVIGGVSANYFSGNGAPANAIKIDSNGYVGIGLGASVVDDALHVSVNNAGLHLHNSVSGDDGWVRKYADRLQINASDAISLGLGSSVSTNGLWMGPFGDPALKRIGVCIGGGIGGAPTHSLEVLVSENANVTMNSKTALMLVNLSQTVQTSGAPNSVGIQFGQFAGAYPSEGIFGDTYGYNGLSFYTGSNFVTPTMRIDGGFGTVGIGPNLTSPYFPSALLTLNKMGAPMTITGSAEYIHLGTVEYAANSYRLIGFGYTNPVYGANPASPAYMGYQETNSTGLTWGDLVFGTRPDGSDVAPTERMRIKSTGMVGIGTTGPTDKLSVVGSVKVTGNLTITGAISKGSGTFDILHPDPVKRAQGWHLRHSFVESPTRGDNLYRWAVTVVNGQAVIALPDYFKYLNENEQVWITPKGHFGQAYGDVNEAQTELVINANVDGVYNVLVVGTRKDDVAKRNFDPLGIEYK